In Notamacropus eugenii isolate mMacEug1 chromosome 1, mMacEug1.pri_v2, whole genome shotgun sequence, one genomic interval encodes:
- the LOC140517707 gene encoding acyl-coenzyme A thioesterase 1-like has translation MWRSAGAAFRGWSRFGRQPLRTLSASPGGAPKGVTLSVTPPVGLADEPLHIQVQGLSPGEPVTVRALAVSYYGRLFQSCAHYEADSVGALDLTRDPSQGGDYTGVEPMGLMWSLAPAGMENPYLRMVQRSVLKKPLKLQVTVHQAHNQTGLLLGQVLASARVERWYATPEIRAVRVREGTVRGSFFLPPGDGPFPGVIDMFGDEGGLHEFRASLLACRGFATLALPYFAFEDLPPIMKDLNLDYFAQAAKYVQNHPKVKGPKIGVIGSGKGAELAFSMATFLPDVAAVVSINGCIYNTGTALQCGQVILPGLPFDLDKITVTSSGVYDVKEALVDPLDPAYGNSLIPIEKANSHFLFVVGEDDKQWNSSLYADLAIKRLEEHGKKNYTLLSYPDAGHRIDPPNSPFFPVALDRWLGVPVLGGGQCRAHAIAQEESWKKILEFLKMHLG, from the exons ATGTGGCGCTCGGCAGGGGCCGCGTTTCGAGGCTGGTCGCGCTTCGGCCGGCAGCCCCTCCGCACCCTCTCCGCGTCCCCCGGCGGCGCCCCGAAGGGCGTGACGTTGAGCGTGACGCCCCCCGTGGGCCTGGCGGACGAGCCGCTGCACATCCAGGTGCAGGGCCTGAGCCCCGGCGAGCCGGTGACGGTGCGGGCGCTGGCCGTCAGCTACTACGGCCGCCTCTTCCAGTCGTGCGCCCATTACGAGGCCGACAGCGTCGGGGCGCTGGACCTGACCAGGGACCCCTCCCAGGGCGGCGACTACACGGGCGTGGAGCCCATGGGGCTGATGTGGAGCCTGGCCCCGGCCGGCATGGAGAACCCCTACCTGCGGATGGTGCAGCGCAGCGTGCTCAAGAAGCCCCTCAAGCTGCAGGTGACGGTGCACCAGGCGCACAACCAGACCGGGCTGCTGCTGGGCCAGGTGCTGGCCTCGGCCAGGGTGGAGCGCTGGTATGCCACCCCCGAAATCCGGGCCGTCAGGGTCCGCGAGGGCACGGTCAGAGGCTCCTTCTTCCTGCCCCCAG GGGATGGTCCGTTTCCTGGTGTGATCGACATGTTTGGTGATGAAGGGGGACTACATGAATTTCGGGCTAGCCTTCTTGCTTGTCGAGGCTTTGCTACACTTGCTTTGCCATATTTTGCCTTTGAAGATCTACCTCCCATCATGAAAGATTTAAATCTTGACTACTTTGCTCAGGCGGCTAAATATGTGCAGAATCACCCAAAG gtCAAAGGTCCCAAAATTGGAGTGATTGGATCAGGCAAAGGAGCAGAACTGGCCTTCTCAATGGCGACCTTCCTTCCAGATGTGGCTGCTGTGGTCAGTATCAATGGTTGCATCTACAACACAGGCACTGCTCTTCAGTGTGGCCAAGTAATCCTTCCAGGGCTCCCCTTTGATCTGGATAAAATCACAGTCACTTCCTCAGGAGTGTATGATGTTAAAGAGGCCCTTGTAGACCCCTTGGATCCTGCTTATGGAAACAGCCTCATCCCCATAGAAAAAGCCAACTCTCACTTCCTTTTTGTGGTTGGAGAGGATGACAAACAGTGGAACAGCTCTTTGTATGCTGACTTGGCAATCAAGCGCTTAGAGGagcatgggaaaaaaaattacactctTCTGAGTTACCCTGATGCAGGTCACCGAATTGATCCACCCAATAGCCCATTTTTTCCAGTTGCCTTGGACCGGTGGCTGGGCGTCCCTGTTCTTGGTGGGGGTCAGTGCAGAGCCCATGCCATTGCTCAGGAGGAATCTTGGAAGAAGATTTTAGAATTTCTGAAGATGCACCTAGGataa